In one Nitrospira sp. CR1.1 genomic region, the following are encoded:
- a CDS encoding YkgJ family cysteine cluster protein, translating into MSQQTRVDHFEISLQTPIGEVSTAVGVPTSFVPVTAILPLMRSLGEEAQTLELGHVRQGGHTVSCHKGCAACCRMLVPISAPEAFALAQSLDRLAPPERERLLSKIDVAQQQLARAGILTQLSALAESPDPVSDEAIEPLNRAYYALRMPCPFLDNEVCSIYDDRPAACRELAVTSPATDCQDMTNQTIRPVPVAVRMSTALSLLWADLTGTTPRLIPLPLAVDWAKRHRAEQAGRWAGTALFEKAIDKIGRYLAQERARRGSAGEKAVF; encoded by the coding sequence GTGAGTCAACAGACACGAGTGGACCACTTCGAAATTTCTCTGCAGACCCCGATCGGCGAAGTCTCCACCGCCGTTGGAGTTCCGACGAGCTTCGTGCCGGTGACGGCAATCCTTCCCCTGATGCGCAGCCTCGGCGAAGAGGCCCAAACGCTGGAACTCGGCCATGTACGTCAAGGCGGTCACACCGTGTCCTGTCACAAAGGCTGCGCGGCCTGTTGCCGCATGCTGGTGCCGATTTCCGCACCCGAAGCCTTTGCCCTCGCACAGAGCCTCGACCGCCTCGCCCCACCGGAGCGCGAACGGCTCCTGTCGAAAATTGACGTGGCGCAGCAACAGCTGGCCCGAGCCGGAATCCTGACACAATTGTCCGCTTTGGCTGAGTCTCCCGACCCGGTCAGTGACGAAGCCATCGAACCGTTGAACCGGGCGTATTATGCCCTTCGGATGCCCTGCCCTTTTCTCGACAATGAAGTGTGCAGCATTTACGACGATCGCCCGGCAGCCTGCCGGGAACTCGCCGTCACCTCGCCCGCCACCGACTGCCAAGACATGACCAATCAGACGATCCGACCGGTTCCCGTTGCAGTGCGCATGAGTACTGCGCTGAGTCTGCTCTGGGCGGACCTGACCGGCACAACGCCCAGACTCATCCCGCTCCCGCTGGCCGTCGACTGGGCCAAACGGCATCGCGCCGAGCAGGCTGGCCGATGGGCCGGCACAGCATTGTTCGAAAAGGCCATCGACAAAATTGGGCGATACCTGGCTCAGGAAAGGGCCCGGCGCGGAAGCGCTGGAGAGAAGGCAGTTTTCTAA
- the thrH gene encoding bifunctional phosphoserine phosphatase/homoserine phosphotransferase ThrH, with amino-acid sequence MQNPVIACLDLEGVLVPEIWVNFAIKTGIEELKITTREMPDYDALMTRRLKILDQHGYTLADIQSVIDAMGPMEGAAEFIAWLRERAQVIILSDTFYEFALPLMRQLGFPTIFCNQLEIGPNGRIVSYKLRQPNQKKHAVAALKNLNFHVMAAGDAYNDTAMLGEAHAGFFFRPPAHLPKEFPQFPVTTTYSELQEQFRKAGGLRA; translated from the coding sequence ATGCAGAATCCCGTAATTGCCTGTCTCGACCTTGAAGGCGTGTTGGTTCCTGAAATCTGGGTCAACTTTGCCATCAAGACCGGCATTGAAGAACTCAAAATCACCACCCGCGAAATGCCGGACTATGACGCCTTGATGACGCGGCGGTTGAAGATCCTTGATCAGCATGGGTACACCCTCGCCGACATTCAATCGGTGATCGACGCCATGGGCCCGATGGAGGGGGCGGCCGAATTTATTGCCTGGCTGCGCGAACGAGCCCAGGTCATCATTCTGTCCGATACATTCTATGAATTCGCCTTGCCATTGATGCGGCAACTGGGCTTCCCCACCATCTTCTGCAATCAGCTGGAAATCGGCCCTAACGGCCGTATTGTCAGCTACAAACTCCGGCAACCCAACCAGAAGAAACACGCGGTCGCCGCGTTGAAGAACCTGAATTTCCACGTCATGGCCGCCGGGGATGCGTACAATGATACCGCCATGCTGGGAGAAGCCCATGCCGGGTTCTTCTTCCGTCCGCCGGCACATCTACCAAAAGAATTCCCGCAATTTCCTGTGACCACCACCTATTCGGAATTGCAGGAACAGTTCCGTAAAGCGGGAGGGCTGAGAGCCTAG
- a CDS encoding RecQ family ATP-dependent DNA helicase — protein MDDLSKQLSQQFGFSSFRPGQREVIDAVLSRRDAMAVMPTGQGKSLCYQLPATILPGLTLVISPLIALMQDQVNSLNARHIAAAAFHSGLSEQERDKIVLHLKLRRLQLLYLAPERMQHERFLRLLRSLWVSLLVVDEAHCISQWGHDFRPDYLNIGRLRRELENPPCLALTATATARVQADLCERLALHDPLRLVTGFRRPNLALSVRRCRSRQEKLAQLERVVRDYPTGALLIYCATRRAVEEVAACLGRSNSSVGYYHAGLSDEERRSVHEEFRVGTIRILAATNAFGMGIDKSDVRLVVHFDIPGSLEAYYQEVGRAGRDGQPAACLLLFHERDVATQEYFIQQASKESGNSARVERMKTLLQDLLDYVSVTTCRQLAILDYFSDEVERALGPCGLCDCCQAPLQAPADLVNDEAGCAKAVLSAVAWCGGRFGVTRIVEMLRGSRSKGLLAYGAEDCPGYGLYQAWTKTALTRLVKALVDSGYLQVDGLEYPTLDLTRRGQEVMKGVSSVDVSQGGESSTTPRLKTPVSGRNNSTTASLTSSVDPQLFERLRQLRKELAEEEGVAPFVIFHDKTLRTIAGHKPVTLSALLEIPGIGEIKVERYGRRVLGIVNEECR, from the coding sequence GTGGATGATCTGAGTAAACAGCTGAGCCAACAATTCGGATTTTCGTCATTCCGCCCCGGCCAACGGGAGGTGATCGATGCCGTGTTGTCCCGTCGCGATGCCATGGCCGTGATGCCCACCGGCCAGGGGAAATCCCTTTGCTATCAGTTGCCGGCCACCATTCTGCCCGGCCTGACGCTGGTCATTTCTCCGTTGATCGCCTTGATGCAGGATCAGGTGAATAGTCTGAATGCCCGCCACATTGCCGCCGCGGCGTTCCACTCCGGTCTTTCTGAACAGGAGCGGGATAAAATCGTGCTGCACCTCAAGTTGAGACGGCTCCAGCTACTCTATCTCGCCCCTGAACGGATGCAGCACGAGCGCTTTCTTCGCCTCTTGCGATCATTGTGGGTGTCTCTTCTGGTTGTGGACGAGGCGCATTGCATTTCGCAGTGGGGACATGATTTCAGGCCTGACTACCTGAATATCGGTCGCCTGCGCCGGGAGCTCGAAAATCCGCCCTGTCTGGCCTTAACAGCCACCGCCACGGCGCGAGTGCAAGCGGATCTCTGTGAACGGCTGGCGCTCCACGATCCGTTGCGGCTCGTCACGGGGTTTCGTCGGCCGAATCTTGCCCTCTCGGTTCGCCGGTGTCGTTCGCGTCAAGAGAAACTTGCCCAATTGGAGCGGGTGGTGCGCGACTACCCCACGGGGGCGCTGCTCATCTATTGCGCCACGCGTCGCGCGGTGGAGGAAGTGGCGGCCTGTCTGGGGCGCTCCAATTCGTCTGTCGGGTATTACCATGCGGGCCTGTCGGATGAAGAGCGGCGATCGGTTCATGAGGAGTTTCGCGTGGGGACGATCCGGATATTGGCGGCGACCAATGCGTTCGGCATGGGGATCGATAAGTCGGATGTTCGCCTGGTCGTTCATTTTGATATTCCCGGAAGCCTGGAGGCCTATTACCAGGAAGTCGGACGGGCCGGGCGTGACGGGCAGCCGGCCGCGTGCCTGTTGTTGTTTCATGAGCGGGATGTCGCCACGCAGGAATACTTCATTCAACAGGCTTCCAAAGAATCCGGCAATTCAGCGCGCGTGGAACGCATGAAGACGTTGCTCCAAGATTTGCTGGACTATGTGTCGGTGACGACCTGCCGCCAGCTTGCCATCCTGGACTATTTTAGCGATGAGGTGGAGCGGGCCCTGGGGCCATGTGGGTTGTGTGATTGTTGTCAAGCGCCGTTGCAGGCGCCCGCGGACCTCGTGAATGATGAGGCCGGGTGCGCAAAGGCCGTCCTTAGCGCAGTAGCCTGGTGCGGGGGGCGATTCGGAGTGACCCGAATTGTGGAGATGCTTCGCGGAAGTCGTTCGAAAGGCTTGCTGGCCTATGGTGCTGAAGATTGTCCGGGGTATGGACTGTATCAAGCCTGGACGAAGACGGCGCTGACTCGTCTCGTGAAAGCCCTGGTCGACTCCGGCTATCTGCAAGTAGACGGCCTGGAATATCCCACCCTTGACCTGACTCGGCGCGGGCAGGAGGTTATGAAGGGCGTCAGTTCCGTGGACGTGAGTCAGGGGGGCGAGTCTTCGACCACGCCGCGCCTAAAGACACCGGTGAGTGGCCGGAACAACTCCACGACTGCATCACTCACGTCGTCCGTTGATCCGCAGTTGTTCGAACGGCTGCGTCAATTGCGTAAAGAGTTGGCTGAGGAGGAGGGCGTGGCGCCCTTCGTGATTTTTCACGACAAAACTCTTCGCACAATCGCCGGGCATAAACCGGTGACGCTCAGCGCGCTGTTGGAGATTCCCGGAATCGGGGAGATCAAGGTGGAGCGATACGGCCGACGTGTGCTTGGTATCGTGAATGAGGAATGCCGGTAA
- the tatA gene encoding twin-arginine translocase TatA/TatE family subunit, translating into MFGLGAGEILIILVIAFLLFGPKQLPEIGRQVGKAVKGFKETADDLKKTVEPELNMIQQEMKMVEQDFESSMKEAEEQINHATSGVEHGAEESGLPKQA; encoded by the coding sequence ATGTTCGGTCTTGGCGCTGGAGAAATTCTCATCATCCTGGTCATCGCGTTCCTGTTGTTCGGGCCCAAGCAATTGCCCGAAATCGGGCGTCAGGTGGGCAAGGCCGTCAAGGGATTCAAGGAGACGGCGGACGATCTGAAGAAGACGGTAGAACCCGAACTCAACATGATCCAGCAGGAAATGAAGATGGTCGAACAGGATTTCGAGTCGTCGATGAAAGAAGCGGAAGAGCAGATTAACCACGCAACATCGGGCGTAGAGCACGGGGCAGAGGAATCGGGTTTGCCCAAGCAGGCCTAA
- the tatA gene encoding twin-arginine translocase TatA/TatE family subunit, which yields MFGSFGWMELLLILIIVLIIFGAGKIPQLGEGLGKAIKGFKKSVHEADAIDVTANETEPAAAQPEAQIQQTGQSATPPPAQQAGAAPPPRTTQG from the coding sequence ATGTTTGGTTCGTTCGGCTGGATGGAGCTGCTGCTGATTCTCATCATCGTGCTGATCATCTTCGGGGCGGGGAAAATTCCCCAGCTCGGTGAGGGATTAGGTAAAGCAATCAAAGGGTTCAAGAAATCGGTTCACGAAGCGGATGCCATTGACGTGACGGCAAACGAAACGGAACCTGCCGCGGCTCAGCCGGAGGCACAAATCCAGCAAACCGGACAGTCGGCCACACCGCCGCCTGCGCAGCAGGCCGGTGCGGCTCCACCGCCACGGACGACGCAGGGGTAA
- a CDS encoding ATP-binding cassette domain-containing protein, translating into MNQSPATTPAYPQYQLTTVLRDIFAHLGILLKLERSILGIIASYAVAIGFFLLCVPIAVQELVSTFSFAMEPRMIFTLALFVASSLTGVAAFRVLQARAVETLQQRIYTRVAIAFTRLLPRLRDNTCAMPQAYRFMEADLLTRALVAMVADLFNVAVVGAIGMTLLILFHPYFVLYILVLILGFVGLLTLFGRGGFFITLEMSRLHYEIFGWIQNIAHNLPHLRAAGDSPYLLERTDTLTRIYARIRQRRSDTLTGRQYKAAALWQVVGHSGLLITAGLLVVDGQLTVGQFAAAEVLVGNLLLNMDTLARRMVAMFFTFVSCREMAAVFSLPTEEDGAKQTLPATQFVDSGIRLTCRNLSYTAQDGVPIFQNVALEVAPGETVSVLCGTNRAKTALAKVLAGLHPPSTGFVRYNAMNLAEVRRDSISRVRGLILDSHPTLLDGTLEDNITLGRPTIEYQDLQWALRFVELDNDIDLMPQGLNTPVSGGETHLSVSQILRLLVARAIVTRPQILIFDGTLHNLLPATRELLLRRLCAKDERWSVIFVSNDPTFSTHVDRQVSID; encoded by the coding sequence GTGAACCAGTCCCCCGCAACGACACCGGCCTATCCCCAATATCAACTGACGACAGTCCTCCGCGACATTTTCGCTCACCTGGGCATACTGCTGAAACTGGAGCGATCGATCCTGGGCATCATTGCCTCCTATGCAGTGGCCATTGGATTTTTCCTCCTCTGTGTCCCCATTGCCGTCCAGGAGCTCGTCAGCACGTTCTCCTTTGCAATGGAACCCCGCATGATTTTCACGCTGGCGCTGTTCGTCGCCAGTTCCTTGACCGGCGTCGCGGCCTTTCGTGTGCTACAGGCGCGCGCGGTGGAGACCTTGCAACAGCGGATCTACACGCGCGTCGCCATCGCGTTCACCCGCCTGCTGCCCCGCCTTCGCGACAATACGTGTGCCATGCCGCAAGCCTACCGGTTCATGGAGGCCGACTTGCTGACCCGCGCCCTGGTGGCCATGGTGGCAGATCTCTTTAACGTCGCCGTGGTCGGCGCCATCGGGATGACCCTGCTGATCCTGTTTCATCCCTACTTCGTGCTCTACATTCTGGTGTTGATTCTCGGGTTTGTGGGCTTGCTCACCCTGTTTGGGCGAGGAGGATTCTTTATCACCCTAGAAATGTCCCGTTTGCACTATGAGATATTCGGCTGGATTCAGAATATCGCGCACAATCTTCCCCACCTCCGGGCAGCAGGAGACAGCCCGTATCTGCTGGAGCGAACCGATACCCTGACCCGCATCTATGCCCGAATTCGGCAGCGACGTTCCGATACGCTTACCGGACGGCAGTATAAAGCCGCGGCCTTGTGGCAAGTCGTCGGCCATAGTGGGCTCCTCATCACAGCGGGACTCCTGGTGGTTGATGGACAATTGACGGTCGGGCAATTCGCCGCCGCCGAAGTGCTGGTCGGCAACCTGCTGCTCAACATGGACACGTTGGCTCGGCGTATGGTCGCGATGTTTTTTACGTTCGTGTCCTGCCGCGAAATGGCCGCCGTGTTCTCCCTGCCCACAGAAGAGGACGGCGCGAAGCAAACACTGCCGGCGACGCAGTTCGTGGACTCCGGCATTCGCCTGACGTGTCGGAACCTTTCGTACACTGCTCAGGACGGGGTGCCGATTTTTCAGAACGTGGCTCTGGAGGTAGCCCCGGGAGAAACCGTGAGCGTCTTGTGCGGCACCAACAGGGCCAAGACCGCCCTTGCCAAAGTCCTGGCCGGTCTTCACCCACCCTCGACCGGATTCGTTCGGTACAACGCCATGAATCTGGCCGAAGTGAGGCGCGACTCGATCAGCCGTGTGCGCGGACTCATCCTGGACTCCCATCCCACGTTGCTCGACGGGACGCTGGAAGACAACATCACGCTGGGCAGACCTACGATCGAATACCAAGATCTTCAATGGGCGTTGCGTTTTGTGGAGTTGGACAACGACATCGATTTAATGCCCCAAGGCCTGAATACCCCCGTCTCCGGTGGGGAGACGCATCTCTCAGTCAGTCAGATTCTCCGCCTTCTCGTGGCCCGCGCGATTGTCACCCGTCCGCAAATTCTCATTTTCGACGGAACCCTCCACAATCTGCTTCCCGCCACAAGGGAACTGCTGCTTCGCCGACTCTGCGCGAAAGACGAGCGCTGGTCGGTGATCTTCGTCTCGAACGATCCGACCTTTTCAACACATGTCGACCGGCAGGTGTCCATCGATTAG
- a CDS encoding glycosyltransferase gives MTVATRPWASVVIPIKDERDNLVPLTEQLVKVLDGREESRSAPFELIFIDDGSSDGSSDVLDGLAAQYRTVKVFHFDRNYGQSAAFDAGFKQSTGELVMTIDGDLQNDPADIATLLPHIQTFDLVCGWRKDRHDNLTRKISSRIANKVRSAVTGDRVHDTGCSLKLFRRAVVEKLQLFEGMHRFFPALALMHGFTVTEVPVRHYPRTRGTSKYGVGNRLFKGLYDLVAVRWMQHRCLRYHYRIAATSASRSTSASVQL, from the coding sequence ATGACTGTGGCTACCCGCCCATGGGCTTCCGTGGTCATCCCGATCAAGGATGAACGCGACAATCTGGTCCCCCTGACAGAGCAATTGGTGAAGGTCCTGGATGGCCGGGAAGAGTCGCGATCGGCCCCGTTCGAGTTGATCTTTATCGACGACGGCAGTTCGGACGGCAGTTCAGACGTACTGGATGGCCTGGCCGCGCAATACCGCACGGTCAAGGTCTTTCACTTCGATCGCAACTACGGGCAATCGGCGGCCTTCGACGCGGGGTTTAAGCAGTCGACAGGAGAACTGGTGATGACCATCGACGGCGACCTGCAAAACGACCCGGCTGATATCGCGACGCTGCTTCCGCACATCCAGACCTTCGATCTCGTCTGTGGCTGGCGAAAAGACCGCCACGATAACCTGACACGGAAGATTTCGTCCCGGATTGCCAACAAGGTCCGCAGCGCCGTCACAGGCGACCGTGTCCACGACACCGGCTGCTCGCTCAAACTCTTTCGCCGGGCAGTGGTGGAAAAACTGCAGCTCTTTGAGGGCATGCACCGGTTTTTCCCCGCCCTGGCCCTGATGCACGGGTTCACCGTCACCGAGGTGCCGGTGCGCCATTATCCGCGCACGCGCGGAACCTCGAAATACGGCGTTGGCAACCGTCTGTTCAAAGGCCTGTACGATCTGGTGGCCGTACGATGGATGCAGCACCGCTGCCTGCGGTATCACTACCGCATCGCCGCCACCTCCGCTTCCCGTTCGACCTCGGCCTCCGTACAGCTATGA
- a CDS encoding lipid A biosynthesis protein, with protein MTLDTIWLIIGFLGQGIFFMRWVVQWIASERHAESRVPTAFWYMSMIGGLITLAYAIYRQDPVFIAGQSIGSIVYLRNLMLIHRPNSADSGTASPAIKS; from the coding sequence ATGACACTCGATACCATTTGGCTGATTATCGGATTCCTGGGACAGGGGATCTTCTTTATGCGCTGGGTGGTCCAGTGGATCGCTTCTGAGCGCCATGCCGAGAGCCGCGTGCCGACGGCGTTCTGGTATATGAGCATGATCGGCGGGTTGATCACGCTCGCGTACGCCATCTATCGGCAGGACCCGGTCTTCATTGCCGGACAGAGCATCGGCAGTATCGTCTATCTCCGCAACCTCATGCTCATTCACCGCCCGAACTCTGCCGACTCCGGCACAGCATCCCCGGCGATCAAATCGTAA
- a CDS encoding phospholipid carrier-dependent glycosyltransferase: MEPHMNGEVPSLQTPAPIDRSIQPVTLLVLLALAAVLFFVGLGSLGLTDRDEGRNAEAGREMYETGNYISPTFNYEPRFAKPVFVYWLMTASYHLFGVNEFAARFPSALFGLGLILLQYVFLTRCRGPVTGLFGAAMLLLNLEIIGLSRMALTDSVLIFFTTLSLYGFWLGLHGEGRERHFIWFFYIGMALGTLTKGPIGFLIPLLAVGPYLWLTRSWPLFRRQGQLFPGLLLFLALALPWYLMMLNLHGQRYTASAQGDTIGRFFGTMEGHGGTLLFYLPVFLLGFFPWSGLLPFAWYQAYRSWREARQAGALAPAQDQDSTRSSPALEWFAAVWVLGGLVFFSLSSTRLPHYIGPLFPAAAILTASFWNRCVTDHAAPNLRAAIHTITAVGCILALAFALLPPLYPTWLAPKLINEFPLARQVGLGPGPYTIASIFLVGMGLVAYFGFSETRRPAAFWAAGGSLALVVLATTQLIFPLVHLVVIDPPQRLAEIAGMNLGPNDRLIIYGQPRPSLVFYAQRKAIMVPKNEEANIKPYLTQPNRTMILLPTELRNRLPVETIDYPVLLEQFGYTLLANQSLIHVPEDAEKPAVRIPGH; this comes from the coding sequence ATGGAACCTCATATGAACGGAGAAGTCCCGTCTTTGCAGACGCCTGCGCCAATTGACCGATCGATTCAACCAGTGACGCTCCTCGTCTTGTTGGCCTTGGCTGCCGTGCTGTTCTTTGTCGGGCTCGGGTCCCTCGGCCTGACCGATCGGGATGAAGGGCGAAACGCGGAAGCCGGCCGGGAAATGTACGAAACGGGCAATTACATCAGCCCCACGTTCAACTATGAGCCGCGCTTCGCCAAGCCGGTCTTCGTCTATTGGCTGATGACGGCCTCATACCATCTGTTCGGTGTCAACGAATTCGCGGCGCGATTTCCGTCCGCCCTGTTCGGTCTAGGCTTGATCCTCCTTCAGTATGTGTTTTTGACACGGTGTCGAGGACCGGTGACCGGCCTGTTCGGCGCGGCCATGCTGTTGTTGAATCTGGAGATCATCGGGCTGAGTCGCATGGCGCTCACCGACAGTGTGTTGATCTTCTTTACCACGCTGTCTCTCTATGGGTTCTGGCTGGGCCTCCATGGAGAGGGACGTGAACGCCACTTCATATGGTTCTTTTACATCGGCATGGCGCTCGGGACGCTGACGAAGGGACCGATCGGCTTTCTGATTCCTCTGCTGGCGGTGGGGCCGTATCTCTGGCTCACGCGCTCCTGGCCGCTCTTCCGTCGGCAGGGACAGCTCTTTCCTGGCCTTCTCCTTTTTCTCGCCCTGGCCCTCCCCTGGTATCTCATGATGTTGAACCTTCATGGACAACGGTATACGGCCTCCGCGCAGGGCGATACGATCGGCCGTTTCTTTGGAACCATGGAAGGACACGGCGGCACCCTGTTGTTCTACCTGCCCGTGTTCCTTCTCGGGTTCTTCCCTTGGAGCGGACTCCTGCCCTTTGCCTGGTACCAGGCCTATCGCAGCTGGCGGGAGGCACGACAGGCCGGAGCACTCGCGCCGGCTCAGGACCAGGACTCAACCCGGTCCTCACCGGCGCTCGAGTGGTTTGCCGCTGTCTGGGTGTTGGGGGGGCTCGTGTTTTTCAGTCTCTCTTCCACGCGTCTGCCGCATTATATCGGGCCACTGTTTCCCGCTGCGGCGATCTTGACGGCGTCCTTCTGGAATCGCTGTGTGACCGACCATGCTGCGCCAAACCTACGCGCCGCCATCCACACCATTACCGCCGTGGGCTGTATCCTGGCACTGGCTTTTGCTTTATTACCACCCCTCTACCCCACATGGTTAGCCCCAAAACTGATCAATGAATTTCCCCTGGCGAGACAGGTGGGGCTCGGACCGGGCCCCTATACCATCGCCTCGATTTTCCTGGTGGGCATGGGCCTCGTCGCCTACTTTGGATTCAGCGAAACAAGAAGACCCGCTGCATTCTGGGCGGCCGGAGGCTCGCTGGCTCTTGTGGTGCTGGCGACCACACAACTCATCTTTCCATTGGTGCATCTCGTGGTCATCGATCCACCGCAACGGCTGGCAGAGATTGCCGGAATGAATCTCGGCCCGAACGATCGGTTGATCATTTATGGTCAGCCTCGACCTTCATTAGTGTTCTATGCACAACGGAAAGCCATCATGGTTCCCAAGAATGAGGAGGCAAACATCAAGCCTTACCTGACTCAGCCAAACCGCACGATGATCCTCCTGCCGACGGAACTCAGAAATAGATTGCCGGTGGAAACCATAGACTATCCAGTCTTGCTTGAACAATTTGGCTATACGCTGCTGGCGAACCAATCGCTGATTCACGTCCCGGAGGATGCAGAGAAACCAGCGGTCCGGATTCCCGGGCACTGA
- a CDS encoding phosphatase PAP2 family protein has translation MTESGDGQAAPASAQPGPPPDCPPVPAVILSALVVLGSFVALFYIDIPILRFLRSHNLSALQSLGDLGEKLGNGGTLITISVLLLGTGYLFKRQTWIRTAVDSLLAHGAVALLVNSLKHIIGRPRPRLTHSDGWHWWPSLQSGLDSFPSGHTSATVAVATVLARALPRCSWLPFVLAGWVGASRIWRGSHFPGDVVGGMVLGFMVGSVFNGPLHWWGRSSAQAIVRIAPVVLLLTGMFWVLTHRIVDPAMDHMLVASGVLLVVAGWVLQVMPQRRSVTGRGVKAVVTSKSLLLAGVAVATGAPLVIGLTGLLCVARWNAATKDSGLFAPPSWRKAGLCAAGSLAGVIAAQFLKGLVPLQ, from the coding sequence ATGACCGAATCAGGTGACGGGCAGGCTGCGCCGGCATCGGCGCAGCCTGGGCCACCACCGGATTGCCCGCCGGTCCCGGCGGTGATCCTCTCCGCGCTTGTGGTGCTCGGGTCATTCGTCGCGCTCTTTTACATCGATATTCCCATCCTGCGGTTCCTCCGCTCGCATAATCTGTCGGCGCTTCAATCCTTGGGCGATCTTGGCGAAAAACTGGGGAACGGGGGGACGTTGATTACCATCAGCGTGCTTCTCCTGGGAACCGGATATCTATTCAAGCGACAAACTTGGATTCGTACGGCGGTGGATAGTCTGCTTGCCCATGGGGCAGTGGCATTGCTGGTGAACAGCCTTAAACATATCATTGGCCGTCCGAGGCCGCGCTTGACCCATTCTGACGGATGGCACTGGTGGCCCTCGTTACAGTCGGGGTTAGACTCGTTTCCCTCAGGCCATACCTCGGCGACGGTTGCCGTGGCGACCGTCTTGGCGCGCGCGTTGCCCAGGTGTTCATGGCTCCCGTTTGTCCTGGCCGGATGGGTCGGGGCCAGCCGGATTTGGAGAGGATCGCATTTCCCCGGCGACGTGGTCGGCGGGATGGTGTTGGGCTTTATGGTCGGATCGGTCTTCAACGGGCCGCTGCATTGGTGGGGCAGATCTTCCGCCCAGGCGATTGTCCGCATCGCGCCTGTCGTCTTGTTGCTGACAGGTATGTTCTGGGTGCTCACCCATCGCATTGTCGATCCGGCGATGGATCACATGCTGGTTGCGTCCGGGGTGCTGCTGGTGGTTGCAGGTTGGGTGCTGCAGGTGATGCCGCAACGGAGATCGGTGACCGGCCGCGGGGTGAAGGCGGTCGTAACCTCGAAAAGCTTGTTGCTGGCAGGGGTAGCGGTTGCGACCGGAGCTCCGCTCGTGATCGGACTCACCGGTCTCCTGTGTGTGGCGCGATGGAATGCTGCCACAAAGGACTCCGGTTTATTTGCTCCGCCATCCTGGCGCAAGGCCGGACTTTGCGCGGCGGGAAGTCTTGCGGGGGTCATCGCCGCCCAGTTCCTCAAAGGCCTTGTGCCGCTGCAGTGA
- a CDS encoding response regulator — translation MTTLLVIDDDRLHCDLLQVALSRHGYRVSTATSGREGVSLFRQLRPVVTLLDLRMPEMDGLAVLKEIRTYDPRAGVIILGGGATEELENLARKLHVTDFFRKGLSLDVLVGAVHRIAQQARREASRAQSLASNDADQPPGEQVLVVDDDVMARDLLMRFLSLRGYRVRGAKDGREALRMIEESAPDLLILDLVMPEMNGVELLKVLAGRDYAGRTIILSGHQNDPLLTDAWALGPQEVLDKPLDLERALMAIQLVMVCREC, via the coding sequence ATGACGACGTTATTGGTAATCGACGACGACCGATTGCACTGCGATCTTTTGCAGGTGGCATTGTCTCGCCACGGGTATCGCGTCAGTACGGCGACCAGCGGGCGGGAGGGAGTATCCCTGTTCCGGCAACTTCGCCCCGTCGTGACGTTGCTTGATCTGCGAATGCCGGAAATGGACGGGTTAGCGGTGCTCAAAGAGATTCGGACGTACGACCCCCGCGCCGGAGTGATTATTCTGGGGGGTGGGGCCACCGAGGAATTAGAGAATCTCGCCCGAAAATTACACGTCACGGATTTTTTTCGGAAGGGCTTGTCGTTGGATGTGCTGGTTGGCGCGGTGCATCGGATTGCCCAACAAGCAAGGCGTGAGGCATCACGCGCCCAGTCTCTGGCGAGCAATGATGCCGATCAGCCTCCCGGGGAACAGGTTCTCGTCGTTGATGACGATGTGATGGCGCGCGATCTCCTGATGCGTTTTCTCAGTCTGCGCGGATACCGTGTCCGAGGCGCCAAGGATGGCCGTGAAGCCCTGCGAATGATCGAGGAGTCGGCGCCGGATTTGTTAATCCTCGATCTCGTCATGCCGGAGATGAACGGCGTAGAGTTATTGAAAGTCCTGGCCGGGCGCGACTATGCCGGACGGACGATCATTTTGAGTGGACATCAGAATGATCCGTTGCTGACGGACGCCTGGGCGTTGGGGCCGCAAGAAGTGCTGGATAAACCGCTTGATTTGGAGCGAGCCTTGATGGCTATCCAGCTTGTGATGGTGTGCCGGGAGTGTTAA